In Candidatus Poribacteria bacterium, one DNA window encodes the following:
- a CDS encoding NAD(P)-dependent oxidoreductase produces MAQSQNRADYKIGVVGVGRMGANIARHLNDEGFDVTAVYDVANERAQELAAEIGATAAGELANVTALADYIITVVTDDAAMRTIFSDDAEDNLLQGASGKVFINCATISPQVHVDVEHLAAKHGAETLEGCMASSITQAREGTLYLMCGGKKETFDRARAILDSMSISLRYIGEAGQAAQVKALVNMVMNINTAGLAEGLGLGAALGLDLAMLQEVFAQTGANSRVLETDGEDMEARDHECYFSAAHASKDSGIALDLADDTGISLPLAQATKAQYDRMIEHGLGDLDKSGVAELTFPGRGPKN; encoded by the coding sequence ATGGCACAGTCACAAAATAGGGCTGATTACAAAATTGGTGTTGTGGGTGTAGGCAGAATGGGGGCGAACATCGCCCGACATCTCAATGACGAAGGCTTTGATGTTACTGCTGTGTACGACGTTGCAAACGAACGCGCACAAGAACTCGCGGCAGAAATCGGGGCAACAGCGGCAGGAGAACTCGCGAACGTTACGGCGCTCGCAGACTATATCATCACTGTGGTTACTGACGACGCGGCGATGCGGACAATTTTCTCGGACGATGCAGAGGACAACCTCCTTCAGGGCGCATCCGGCAAAGTCTTTATTAACTGTGCTACAATTAGCCCCCAAGTCCACGTGGATGTTGAGCACCTCGCGGCGAAGCATGGTGCTGAGACTCTTGAAGGGTGTATGGCAAGTAGTATCACACAAGCACGAGAAGGCACACTCTACCTCATGTGTGGCGGGAAAAAGGAAACATTCGACAGGGCACGCGCTATTCTGGATTCAATGAGCATCTCGCTCCGCTACATCGGTGAAGCCGGTCAAGCAGCACAAGTAAAAGCACTCGTCAATATGGTAATGAATATCAATACAGCCGGTCTTGCTGAAGGGCTCGGCTTGGGTGCCGCACTTGGATTAGATTTGGCAATGTTGCAGGAGGTCTTCGCACAGACAGGCGCAAACTCACGCGTCTTGGAAACCGACGGAGAAGACATGGAAGCACGCGATCATGAGTGTTATTTCTCAGCTGCCCATGCCTCCAAAGATTCAGGGATTGCCCTTGACTTGGCAGACGATACTGGTATTTCTCTCCCACTTGCACAGGCGACGAAGGCACAGTATGATCGGATGATTGAACACGGATTGGGGGACTTGGATAAGTCGGGTGTTGCTGAACTCACCTTCCCCGGACGGGGTCCAAAGAATTAA